The region GCAAATTGGAGCGGTTGGGGCTCACCCCCACCGCACCGGACGCCTCGAAGTCGTTGATCGTCGGCCTGGGATACAGCCTCTCCGTCGATGCCTTCGCCGTGAGCCCGACGCTCACCCCAGCCATGATGTTGACCGACGCTCGGGCCTCGTCGTCTCCGAACGGCAGTATTACGGCTGGTGGCCGGGCGGTGCAGGCCGCAGCGGGGCACGAGTTCGTGGTGGTCCAGCTCGGCAGCGGTTCGCTGCTTCCCGAGTATTCACTGCTCAAGGCACCGGACGACAAAGGATCTCAGGAAAAGCTGTCAGTGCAGATAGGAGGCCGGCGGCCGGTTGCCCTGGGCGGCCCACGGGTCAGCGAGCTGCTGGTGGTGAGCGCACCGGTCGGGGCGCCGGTCACGGTGACTGCCGCAGACGGGCGGCCACAGTCCCTGGACCTGCGCACCGGTCAGCGGATCAACGAGGTCGCCGGGCTCTATCCCACCTTGCCGAAGCGCTCTGCGACCGCCGGGCCGAGTTTCTCGTTCAGAACTCCGCCATTCGGTATCAATACGCGCATCGCGCAGGTGCAGCTCACCCCGGCCGAGTACAGCCTGGGGTGGGCCCCGGTTGGTCAAGCCTGGCTGGTCGTGCCGATCGCCATGACCGTGGCGAACTGTGGCCAGGGCTGCGATCCAGAGTCGGTGGTGCTTGACATGGCGAAGTCGGCTCAGCTCGATGATGGGACACGGCGATACACCGCCCGACAGCGGAACGGGAAGGTCGCGCTTCACGTCCTACAGTCCACCGTGAAGACGGGAACGGTCTGGGCCGTGTTCCAGGTGCCCGCCACCTTCCGTCGGGGTACGTTGCGGTTGGGCTTCAACGGGTCGATCCGCTTCACCACCGGCTCGACCAACCAGCTACAGGCGAAAGCCGAGGAAATTCCGCTGGCGCTGAGCTGAGCCCGGCAGCCGGGGCGAGGCGGGTCCTGAGGCGCAGGTACGGGCGTGCCATTCCGAGCATGATGGCGGTGACTCAGGAGGAAGTGTCCGATGATCGGCACGTTGCGCACGGTGGCGCTCGACGCACCCGACGCCCGGCGGCTCGCCGCGTTCTACACCGCCCTGGGCGGCTGGACCGAGCAGTACGCCGAAGACGACTGGATCACGCTGGAAACCGGGGACGGGTGGCGGGTAGCCGTCCAGCACAGCCCGGACCACTTACCGCCTCGGTGGCCCGATCCGGCGTACCCGCAGCAGGCGCATTTCGACCTGCGTGTGCCGGACCTCGACGCTGGCTCGGCGAAGGCGGTCGAGTTGGGTGCCGCGCTGCTGCGCAAGAACGAGAACTGGTACACGCTGGCCGACCCGGCGGGGCACCCGTTCGACCTGTGCCTGTTCCCTGCGAAGCAGGAGACCACGCTCATGGGCGTGATGCTCGACTGCCCGGACGCCAGGGAGCTGAGCATGTTCTACGCGGAACTTCTCGGCAAGCCCGTCACGTACGAGGGCGAGGGTGTGGCGATGATCGGCGAGGATGGGGCACAGCCGGTGATGTTCCAGCAGGTCACCGAGTACCACGCACCTCGGTGGCCCGACCCCGTGTATCCGCAGCAGCTCCATCTCGACGTCACGGTCGACGACGTCGACAGGGCGGAGGCGGCGGTGCTGAGGCTCGGTGCCACCTCCCTCTCCTCGGGTGGGGCGAACTGGCGGGTCTACGCGGACCCGGCCGGCAAACCGTTCTGCCTCTGCTGGGAGTAGGGCCTGCGCCGAAGTCGGTCAAGGCGATCGATGCGGCACCTCACGGAGCCGGCACTGATCCAAGCCCGGGTGGTGGATCTGAACGTCATCGCACGAAATTGTCGCTACATC is a window of Micromonospora polyrhachis DNA encoding:
- a CDS encoding VOC family protein → MIGTLRTVALDAPDARRLAAFYTALGGWTEQYAEDDWITLETGDGWRVAVQHSPDHLPPRWPDPAYPQQAHFDLRVPDLDAGSAKAVELGAALLRKNENWYTLADPAGHPFDLCLFPAKQETTLMGVMLDCPDARELSMFYAELLGKPVTYEGEGVAMIGEDGAQPVMFQQVTEYHAPRWPDPVYPQQLHLDVTVDDVDRAEAAVLRLGATSLSSGGANWRVYADPAGKPFCLCWE